A region from the Stutzerimonas stutzeri genome encodes:
- a CDS encoding aldo/keto reductase has product MTIETLSIEGIATPISRIGLGTWAIGGWMWGGADDERSVTTIRTALERGINLIDTAPVYGFGHSEEVVGKALEGVRDQAVIATKVALDWSDGGPRRNSTPARIRHEIEDSLRRLRTDRIDLYQVHWPDPLVPIEETAAELEKLRQEGKILAIGVSNYSTEQMDAFRKAAPLASVQPPYNLFERAIETDVLPYARDNGLAVLGYGALCRGLLSGRMNSSTTFDGDDLRKSDPKFKAPRFAQYLAAVEALKNLARERHGKSVLALAIRWVLDQGPTIALWGARRPDQLDGIDEAFGWTLSPQDLQDIDRLLAEHITDPVGPEFMAPPTRKG; this is encoded by the coding sequence ATGACCATCGAAACACTCTCCATCGAGGGCATCGCCACACCCATCTCACGCATCGGCCTCGGCACCTGGGCCATCGGTGGCTGGATGTGGGGCGGCGCGGATGACGAGCGCTCAGTGACCACCATCCGCACGGCCCTCGAACGGGGCATCAACCTGATCGACACCGCCCCGGTGTACGGCTTCGGTCATTCCGAAGAGGTGGTCGGCAAGGCGCTCGAAGGCGTCCGCGACCAGGCCGTGATCGCCACCAAGGTGGCCCTGGACTGGAGCGACGGCGGCCCGCGGCGCAACTCGACCCCGGCCCGTATCCGTCACGAAATCGAAGACTCGTTGCGGCGCCTGCGCACCGACCGTATCGACCTGTATCAGGTGCACTGGCCGGACCCGTTGGTGCCTATCGAGGAGACCGCCGCCGAGCTGGAGAAGCTGCGCCAGGAGGGCAAGATCCTCGCCATCGGCGTCAGCAACTACTCCACCGAACAGATGGATGCGTTCCGCAAGGCCGCACCGTTGGCCAGCGTGCAGCCGCCCTACAACCTGTTCGAGCGCGCGATCGAAACCGACGTGCTGCCCTACGCGCGTGACAACGGCCTCGCCGTACTCGGCTACGGTGCCCTATGCCGTGGGCTGCTCTCCGGCCGGATGAACAGCAGCACCACCTTCGATGGCGACGACCTGCGTAAATCTGATCCGAAGTTCAAGGCGCCCCGTTTCGCCCAATACCTGGCTGCGGTCGAGGCATTGAAAAACCTGGCGCGGGAGCGTCATGGCAAGTCGGTGCTGGCCTTGGCGATCCGCTGGGTACTCGACCAGGGGCCGACCATCGCCCTGTGGGGCGCGCGCCGACCGGACCAGCTGGACGGTATCGACGAGGCGTTCGGCTGGACCCTTTCACCGCAGGACCTGCAGGATATCGACCGGCTACTGGCCGAGCACATCACCGACCCGGTGGGGCCGGAGTTCATGGCGCCACCCACGCGCAAAGGCTGA
- a CDS encoding ankyrin repeat domain-containing protein, whose product MTAPSSPKPELDDAALAFAEQVFDSTRKGDAARLADLLRRGLPANIRNHNGDSLLMLASYHGHIDASRVLLENGADPQLCNDKGQSPLAGAAFKGNLAMTRLLLDHGADVESASPDGKTALMMAAMFDRSDIVELLLERGADPSRADINGVTPLAAAQTMGARDTPRLIADALARH is encoded by the coding sequence ATGACGGCCCCATCCAGCCCCAAACCCGAACTGGACGACGCCGCGCTGGCGTTCGCCGAGCAGGTATTCGACAGCACCCGCAAGGGAGACGCCGCGCGCCTGGCGGATCTGCTCCGGCGCGGTCTGCCGGCCAATATTCGCAACCACAACGGTGACAGCCTGCTGATGCTCGCCAGCTATCACGGCCACATCGATGCCTCGCGCGTGCTTCTGGAGAACGGCGCCGACCCGCAGTTGTGTAACGACAAGGGGCAGAGCCCACTGGCCGGCGCCGCTTTCAAGGGCAATCTGGCGATGACGCGCCTGCTGCTCGACCACGGCGCCGACGTCGAAAGCGCTTCGCCCGATGGCAAGACTGCCCTGATGATGGCCGCCATGTTCGACCGCAGCGACATCGTCGAGCTGTTGCTCGAGCGCGGCGCCGACCCAAGCCGCGCCGACATCAATGGCGTCACGCCGCTTGCCGCCGCCCAGACCATGGGCGCCCGGGATACGCCGCGATTGATCGCCGATGCCCTGGCACGCCACTGA
- a CDS encoding DUF3820 family protein has protein sequence MKPEDLERLVTQAMPYGKYKGRLIADLPGNYLSWFARVGFPPGEIGQLLALMQEIDHNGLSPLLDPLRRR, from the coding sequence ATGAAGCCCGAAGATCTCGAGCGCCTGGTGACTCAGGCGATGCCCTACGGCAAATACAAGGGCCGGTTGATCGCCGATCTTCCGGGCAACTACCTGAGCTGGTTCGCCCGGGTCGGTTTCCCGCCCGGAGAGATCGGCCAGTTGCTGGCGCTGATGCAGGAAATCGATCACAACGGCCTGTCACCCTTGCTCGACCCGTTGCGCCGCCGCTGA
- a CDS encoding beta-ketoacyl-ACP synthase III codes for MHNVVISGTGLYTPANSISNDELVESFNTYARRFNSEHAAAIEAGEVQPVPESSSAFIEKASGIKSRFVTDKAGILDPDRMVPRIPERSNDQWSILCEMSVKAAEQALERAGKTAADIDGVIVACSNLQRAYPAIAIEVQAALGIKGFGFDMNVACSSATFGIQNAANSVQLGQARAVLMVNPEICTGHMNFRDRDSHFIFGDACTAVIIERADLATSPYQWDVVSTKLATEFSNNIRNNFGFLNRTAEEYMTNPDKLFVQEGRKVFKEVCPMVAELIGEHLKENDIEVSAVKRFWLHQANLNMNHLIVRKLLGRDASPEEAPVILDTYANTSSAGSVIAFHKHQDDLPAGSLGVLSSFGAGYSIGSVILRKR; via the coding sequence GTGCATAACGTCGTCATCAGCGGTACCGGCCTGTATACACCTGCCAACAGCATTTCCAACGACGAGTTGGTCGAGTCCTTCAATACCTATGCTCGTCGTTTCAACAGCGAACATGCCGCGGCCATCGAGGCGGGCGAAGTTCAGCCCGTGCCCGAGTCCAGCTCTGCCTTCATCGAAAAGGCGTCGGGTATCAAGAGCCGTTTCGTCACCGACAAGGCTGGCATTCTCGACCCGGATCGCATGGTTCCGCGCATCCCCGAGCGCAGCAATGACCAGTGGTCGATCCTCTGCGAAATGTCCGTCAAGGCCGCCGAGCAGGCGCTGGAGCGCGCTGGCAAGACGGCCGCCGACATCGACGGCGTGATCGTTGCCTGTTCGAACCTGCAGCGTGCCTACCCGGCGATCGCCATCGAAGTGCAGGCAGCACTGGGCATCAAGGGCTTCGGCTTCGACATGAACGTGGCGTGTTCCTCGGCCACCTTCGGAATCCAGAATGCCGCCAACTCGGTGCAACTGGGCCAGGCGCGCGCGGTGCTGATGGTTAATCCGGAGATCTGCACTGGCCACATGAACTTCCGCGACCGCGACAGCCACTTCATCTTCGGCGACGCCTGTACCGCGGTGATCATCGAGCGCGCCGACCTGGCGACGTCGCCGTACCAGTGGGACGTGGTCAGCACCAAGCTGGCGACCGAGTTCTCCAATAACATCCGCAACAACTTCGGCTTCCTCAACCGCACCGCCGAGGAATACATGACCAACCCGGACAAGCTGTTCGTCCAGGAAGGCCGCAAGGTGTTCAAGGAAGTCTGCCCGATGGTGGCCGAGCTGATCGGCGAGCACCTGAAGGAAAACGATATCGAGGTCAGCGCGGTCAAGCGCTTCTGGCTGCACCAGGCCAACCTCAACATGAACCACCTTATCGTGCGCAAGCTGCTGGGTCGCGACGCCAGCCCGGAAGAGGCGCCGGTGATTCTCGACACCTACGCCAACACCAGTTCGGCCGGCTCGGTGATTGCCTTCCACAAGCATCAGGACGATCTCCCCGCGGGCAGCCTCGGCGTGCTCAGCTCGTTCGGTGCGGGTTATTCGATCGGCAGCGTGATTCTGCGCAAGCGCTGA
- a CDS encoding OprO/OprP family phosphate-selective porin, with product MIRKHFAGFAASVLALAVSAQAFAGTVTTDGADIVVKTKGGLEVATTDKQFSFKIGGRLQADYSTFDGFYSQNGDNADAAYFRRAFLEIGGVAFQDWKYQFNYDFAHNAGSSEDGYFDEASIQYSGFNPVNIKMGRFDPDFGLEKATSSKWVTAQERNAAYDLVDWANGHQNGLGIQVNGTAGESLYGSLGLHAKDQNDVDGESVKQVNARAVFAPMHEAGNVLHFGVNFAQRNLDDTAVDGRIRSRLGMRGVSTAGGNDAGTNGNRLLLGGANNAPAGSYGDDTAFGLEAAWAMGPLSVQGEYITREMDSDSAAYEDVDAKGYYAQVAYTLTGEARGYKLGRFDQLKPENKQIGAWEVFYRYDHIEAEDDSVGLVATNDVEGKVHNLGVNWYANENVKLSGYYVKAKVDNAENANGDDDGDGLVFRAQYVF from the coding sequence ATGATCCGTAAGCACTTCGCCGGTTTCGCCGCCAGCGTCCTCGCTCTGGCCGTTTCCGCCCAGGCTTTCGCCGGCACCGTCACTACTGACGGCGCTGACATCGTAGTCAAGACCAAGGGTGGCCTGGAAGTCGCCACGACGGACAAGCAGTTCAGCTTCAAAATTGGCGGGCGCCTGCAGGCCGACTACAGCACCTTCGACGGCTTCTACTCCCAGAACGGTGACAACGCCGATGCCGCCTACTTCCGTCGCGCGTTCCTGGAAATCGGCGGCGTAGCCTTCCAAGACTGGAAATACCAGTTCAACTACGACTTCGCCCACAACGCCGGCAGCAGTGAAGACGGCTATTTCGACGAGGCGTCCATCCAGTATTCGGGCTTCAACCCGGTCAACATCAAGATGGGTCGTTTCGATCCCGATTTCGGTCTGGAAAAAGCCACCAGCTCCAAGTGGGTCACCGCGCAGGAGCGTAACGCGGCCTACGATCTGGTCGACTGGGCCAACGGCCACCAGAACGGTCTGGGTATCCAGGTCAACGGCACCGCTGGGGAGTCCCTGTACGGCTCGCTCGGCCTGCATGCCAAGGACCAGAACGACGTCGACGGCGAAAGCGTCAAGCAAGTCAACGCCCGTGCGGTCTTCGCACCAATGCACGAAGCCGGAAACGTCCTGCACTTCGGTGTCAACTTCGCTCAGCGCAACCTGGATGACACCGCTGTCGACGGCCGCATCCGCAGCCGCCTGGGCATGCGTGGTGTCAGCACTGCCGGTGGCAATGATGCCGGCACCAACGGCAACCGCCTGCTGCTGGGTGGTGCCAACAACGCACCGGCAGGTTCTTACGGGGACGACACCGCTTTCGGACTGGAAGCTGCCTGGGCCATGGGCCCGCTGTCGGTACAGGGTGAATACATCACTCGCGAAATGGACTCCGATTCCGCCGCGTACGAAGACGTCGATGCCAAGGGCTACTACGCCCAGGTTGCCTACACCCTGACCGGCGAAGCCCGCGGTTACAAGCTTGGCCGCTTCGACCAGCTCAAGCCGGAAAACAAGCAGATCGGCGCCTGGGAAGTCTTCTATCGCTACGATCACATCGAAGCCGAGGATGACAGCGTCGGTCTCGTTGCGACCAACGACGTTGAAGGCAAGGTCCACAACCTGGGTGTGAACTGGTACGCCAACGAGAACGTCAAGCTCAGCGGCTACTACGTCAAAGCCAAGGTCGACAATGCCGAGAACGCCAACGGCGACGACGATGGCGATGGCCTGGTGTTCCGCGCTCAGTACGTGTTCTAA
- a CDS encoding GNAT family N-acetyltransferase, producing the protein MPIQTLFRLAEIKPARWDALLGDDPQPFVRHAFLSSLEDSGSVGGRTGWRAQHQLLESVAGEAVAALPLYRKTHSNGEYVFDWAWADACHRAGIEYYPKLLCAVPFSPVTGARLLGDREAAGQLLDELSEALVEQGYSGLHVNFTQPDADTVFRGREGWLERIGCQFHWHNRGYRDFQDFLDSLTSRKRKQLRKEREQVMGQGIAFERREGHQLSETEWDFVYACYANTYHVRGQAPYLTRDFFSLLAERMPASIRVVLAEQNGRPVAMAFSLIGGDGLYGRYWGCLDAFDRLHFETCFYQGIEQAIAAGLSRFDAGAQGEHKLIRGFEPVITRSWHYLAHPGLRAAVSDFLAQERLGVLRYAEAAREALPYRQPG; encoded by the coding sequence ATGCCTATTCAGACCCTTTTTCGCCTGGCCGAGATCAAGCCCGCCCGTTGGGACGCGTTGCTCGGCGACGATCCGCAGCCCTTCGTTCGACACGCCTTTCTCTCTTCCCTGGAAGACAGTGGCAGCGTCGGCGGTCGCACCGGCTGGCGCGCGCAACATCAACTGCTTGAGAGCGTCGCCGGTGAGGCGGTCGCCGCCTTGCCGCTGTATCGCAAGACTCACTCCAATGGCGAATACGTGTTCGACTGGGCCTGGGCCGATGCCTGTCATCGCGCCGGCATCGAGTACTACCCCAAGCTGCTCTGTGCGGTGCCGTTTTCACCGGTGACAGGCGCGCGCTTGCTGGGTGACCGCGAGGCGGCGGGGCAGCTGCTCGATGAGCTTAGCGAAGCGCTGGTGGAGCAAGGTTATTCCGGGCTGCACGTCAATTTCACCCAGCCGGACGCCGATACGGTCTTCCGCGGCCGCGAGGGTTGGCTGGAGCGCATCGGCTGTCAGTTTCATTGGCACAATCGCGGCTACCGCGATTTCCAGGATTTTCTCGATAGCCTCACCTCGCGTAAGCGCAAGCAGCTGCGCAAGGAGCGCGAGCAGGTGATGGGGCAGGGGATCGCCTTCGAGCGGCGCGAAGGCCATCAGCTCAGCGAAACGGAATGGGATTTCGTCTACGCCTGCTATGCCAATACCTATCATGTGCGCGGCCAGGCACCTTATCTGACCCGCGACTTCTTCAGCCTGCTGGCCGAGCGAATGCCAGCGTCAATTCGCGTCGTGCTGGCCGAGCAGAACGGCCGCCCGGTGGCCATGGCGTTCAGCTTGATCGGCGGCGACGGCCTCTACGGGCGCTATTGGGGCTGCCTGGACGCCTTCGATCGATTGCATTTCGAGACCTGTTTCTACCAGGGCATCGAGCAAGCAATCGCAGCCGGCCTGTCGCGTTTCGACGCTGGCGCGCAAGGGGAGCACAAGCTGATTCGCGGCTTCGAGCCGGTCATCACCCGTTCATGGCATTACCTGGCTCACCCTGGGCTGCGAGCGGCAGTGAGCGACTTTCTGGCCCAGGAGCGCCTGGGCGTCCTGCGCTACGCCGAGGCGGCGCGGGAGGCGCTGCCCTATCGGCAACCAGGCTGA
- the metR gene encoding transcriptional regulator MetR produces the protein MLEIRHLKTLHALRETDSLVEAAERLHLTQSALSHQFKELEERLGLQLFVRKTRPVRFTSAGLRLLQLADSLLPQLRSAERDLARLAGGTAGRLHMAIECHSCFQWLMPTIDQFRDAWPEVELDLASGFSFAPLPALARGDLDLVVTSDPIDLPGITYVPLFTYEALLAVANQHPLASRPYVRAEDLASETLITYPVERDRLDIFTRFLEPADVEPAQVRTSELTVMMMQLVASGRGVCSVPNWALHEYSTRGYVTAKRLGEKGLFATLYAGIRADMLDSPFMRDFLLTAKDTSFATLEGVSAAPKMK, from the coding sequence ATGTTGGAAATCCGTCACCTGAAAACGCTTCATGCATTGCGCGAAACGGACAGCCTCGTCGAAGCCGCCGAACGCCTGCATCTGACCCAGTCGGCCCTGTCGCACCAGTTCAAGGAACTGGAAGAACGACTGGGGCTCCAGCTCTTCGTACGCAAGACGCGTCCGGTGCGCTTCACCAGTGCCGGCTTGCGCCTGCTGCAACTGGCCGACAGCCTGTTGCCACAGCTGCGTAGCGCCGAACGCGATCTGGCCAGGCTCGCTGGTGGCACCGCCGGACGCCTGCACATGGCCATCGAATGCCATAGCTGCTTCCAGTGGCTGATGCCGACCATCGATCAGTTTCGCGACGCCTGGCCGGAAGTCGAGCTCGACCTGGCCTCGGGTTTCTCCTTCGCCCCGCTGCCGGCGCTGGCGCGAGGCGACCTCGATCTGGTGGTCACGTCCGATCCGATCGACCTGCCGGGCATCACCTACGTCCCGCTGTTCACCTACGAAGCCTTGTTGGCCGTCGCCAATCAACATCCGTTGGCGTCCCGGCCGTATGTGCGCGCCGAGGACCTGGCCAGTGAAACCCTGATCACCTATCCGGTAGAGCGTGATCGACTGGATATTTTCACCCGCTTCCTCGAGCCGGCCGACGTCGAGCCGGCGCAGGTACGCACATCCGAACTGACTGTGATGATGATGCAACTGGTGGCATCGGGTCGCGGCGTGTGCAGCGTGCCCAACTGGGCGTTGCACGAATACAGCACACGCGGCTACGTCACCGCCAAGCGCCTGGGTGAGAAAGGACTGTTCGCCACGCTCTATGCCGGGATTCGCGCCGACATGCTCGATTCGCCCTTCATGCGCGACTTCCTGCTCACCGCCAAGGACACCTCATTCGCCACCCTGGAAGGCGTCAGCGCGGCACCGAAGATGAAATGA
- a CDS encoding exopolysaccharide biosynthesis protein codes for MTVQDPPQNLRTLLEHLTQAGQPDAPVTIQDMLEATGQRSFGALLLVPGLLVFSPLSGIPGLPTFFALMVGLIALQLLLGRRHFWLPGWLLRRCASRKKYDRAITFLQRPARFVDRMLRHRLTFLTEGVAVYINALLCLLIAASMPPLELIPFGNSIAGAALSVLGLGMMARDGALIIVALLFIGALTYLVGRIWL; via the coding sequence ATGACTGTCCAAGACCCGCCGCAGAACCTGCGAACCCTGCTCGAGCACCTGACGCAGGCCGGCCAGCCCGACGCGCCCGTCACCATCCAGGACATGCTCGAAGCGACCGGCCAACGCAGCTTCGGTGCACTGCTGCTGGTCCCCGGACTGCTGGTGTTCTCGCCACTGTCGGGCATCCCTGGGCTGCCGACCTTTTTCGCCCTGATGGTGGGCCTGATCGCGTTGCAGTTGCTACTCGGACGCCGGCATTTCTGGTTGCCTGGCTGGTTGCTCCGGCGCTGCGCCAGTCGCAAGAAATATGACCGCGCGATCACTTTTCTCCAGCGACCGGCGCGGTTCGTCGATCGAATGCTGCGGCATCGCCTGACCTTTCTCACCGAAGGTGTTGCGGTGTATATCAATGCCCTGCTGTGCCTGCTCATCGCTGCCAGCATGCCGCCGCTGGAACTGATTCCCTTCGGTAACTCCATTGCTGGCGCCGCCCTGAGCGTCCTCGGCCTGGGCATGATGGCGCGCGACGGCGCGCTGATCATCGTCGCGCTACTGTTTATCGGCGCGCTGACGTATCTGGTGGGCCGTATCTGGCTGTAA